A genomic stretch from Thaumasiovibrio subtropicus includes:
- a CDS encoding lytic transglycosylase domain-containing protein, producing MILEASVVLQLAASCQVGTSIEPNIIQRIAEIESSYRPLAVAIVGLEGAKRFQQPETIEEASSFIESLDERNFNYSVGLMQVNKTNFEDTGLDFESAFDPCKSIEAGAKIFHNCLVRAEKAFPSNSQTELLNKAASCYYSGNFKRGFVKEGDNQLSYVDKFSGIAYTQKTTTANQEEKNLEKPVPKSHEHWDVFKDF from the coding sequence ATGATTTTAGAGGCAAGTGTAGTACTACAGTTGGCGGCTAGCTGCCAAGTAGGGACAAGCATTGAACCTAATATTATTCAAAGAATAGCTGAAATTGAAAGCAGTTATCGCCCGCTAGCTGTTGCTATTGTCGGTCTTGAAGGAGCAAAAAGGTTTCAACAACCAGAGACCATAGAAGAGGCTAGTAGCTTTATTGAAAGCTTGGATGAACGAAATTTCAACTATTCAGTGGGCCTAATGCAAGTTAATAAGACCAACTTTGAAGACACTGGGTTGGATTTTGAGTCTGCATTTGATCCATGTAAAAGCATTGAAGCAGGTGCAAAAATTTTTCATAACTGTTTAGTTAGAGCGGAAAAAGCTTTTCCAAGCAATAGCCAAACAGAACTACTAAACAAAGCGGCTAGCTGCTACTACAGCGGCAATTTTAAAAGGGGGTTTGTTAAGGAAGGCGATAACCAACTCAGCTATGTAGACAAGTTTTCAGGAATTGCGTATACGCAAAAAACAACTACAGCTAACCAAGAAGAAAAAAATTTAGAAAAACCTGTTCCGAAATCCCATGAGCATTGGGATGTCTTTAAAGATTTTTAA
- a CDS encoding TraY domain-containing protein → MNITLRIDSTTNQKLSVSSESSGRSKKMEAKNRVLDYIARFSRWDKTSIQSVDGSYSHVSFDLNIEENKLLNHFFSVNKKGMGVTRKTDAAALILQQHLSLFPDAPTYGDRE, encoded by the coding sequence ATGAATATAACTCTAAGGATTGATAGTACGACAAATCAAAAACTAAGCGTTTCATCTGAAAGCAGTGGTAGATCAAAGAAAATGGAAGCGAAAAATCGTGTATTGGATTATATAGCACGATTTTCTCGCTGGGATAAAACGAGTATACAGTCGGTTGATGGCAGTTATAGTCATGTTTCTTTCGATTTGAATATTGAAGAAAACAAGTTGCTTAATCATTTCTTCAGTGTGAACAAGAAGGGGATGGGAGTAACTAGAAAAACTGATGCTGCTGCATTAATCCTACAGCAACATTTGAGTTTATTCCCAGACGCGCCTACGTACGGAGATAGGGAATGA